In the Populus nigra chromosome 2, ddPopNigr1.1, whole genome shotgun sequence genome, GCACCTCTCGTGTTCTGACCTGTCTGCATGAGAAGGACTTAGATTTTGAGCTTGTCATAGTTGATCTTTTCGCCGGCGAACACAAGCAGCCTCCTTTCCTAGCCAAAAATGTAAGCTCcgaattttcattttgttttgtgttgGTATCTGATTCCATCGTCCTTCACTGTTAATGAATTGTATTCTACATGCATGCAGCCCTTTGGTCAGATTCCAGCACTTGAAGATGATGATCTTACTTTATTTGGTAAGCCATGATTTATTCACTAACACAACAGGCGACTACACTTTGTTTGTGAAATAATCAACTTGCTCTACAtctgatattattatatatttcaatAGGGTGCCTCTGCTCGACCCATACATTGATAAACTGCGATTAAAACGACTGGTTTGTTTCGCCACGATCTAACATGATCATATCAATGCATCTGTAGGGTAGCAAGACGCTTTATAAGCCCTAATCCCACTTGATTATCCCTAATCACAGTGATCAGGGGATTAACTAGTTAATCCACAAAATGGTTATATATATGGCTTCTCTGGTACAATAAATGAATGTATTTAACAGATTATAATTGTAGTATCTCATGCAATCCTAGCAAGAATCAATAAATTGTCTAATTACTTGGACCTGCAAACCAGTGGCTAGTATGTGTTCTTAGGTGCTCTGTTTTGGACCAAGATTAATTGATGGGACAGACTTCAGGGTGTAACTGGACGATAAGGTTTTGAACAGTTGACTGGTCAGCTCATTGCTGGTCCTACGCCAAAGCATGTCTTCATAAGATTGGCTTGTAGTTCGAAGACTCTTAACTGAGTTTATGTACGATATTATGGAGTTTCTTTTCTTGGTGGAAGCATTAACTCTTTAGTCCATAGCCATCTTAAGGTCTCTTCATAATAACTTGACGGCAATGTTTGATGTCTTTACCAGAATCTAGAGCAATCACATCGTACGTTGCTGAAAGGTTCAAGGAAACTGGCTACGATCTGATAAGGCACCAAAACATCAAAGAAGCTGCACTGGTGAAGGTTTGGACAGAGGTAGAATCCCAACAATTCCACCCTGCGATAGCACCGATTATCTTTCAATTCTTAGTGGCTCCACTTCAAGGCAATTTACCTGATCAAACAATCATTGACACCAACTTAGAGAAGCTAGGAAAAGTGCTTGACATATATGAAGCTAAGCTGACTAGCACCAAGTACCTTGCTGGAGATTTCTACAGCTTGGCTGACCTTCACCACCTACCTTACGCGTATTATCTCATGAAGACCCCCGCAGCTTCGGTGGTAAATGAGCGCCCGCATGTTAAGGCATGGTGGGAGGACATTTCCTCTAGGCCAGCTTTTAAGAAAGTGGCAGAGGGCATGAATTTTGGTGAGAAATGAAACTTGAAGAGGGTTCTGTTGTTTTATTT is a window encoding:
- the LOC133682167 gene encoding glutathione S-transferase F13-like; the encoded protein is MALKLYGAPMSTCTSRVLTCLHEKDLDFELVIVDLFAGEHKQPPFLAKNPFGQIPALEDDDLTLFESRAITSYVAERFKETGYDLIRHQNIKEAALVKVWTEVESQQFHPAIAPIIFQFLVAPLQGNLPDQTIIDTNLEKLGKVLDIYEAKLTSTKYLAGDFYSLADLHHLPYAYYLMKTPAASVVNERPHVKAWWEDISSRPAFKKVAEGMNFGEK